One window from the genome of Musa acuminata AAA Group cultivar baxijiao chromosome BXJ1-4, Cavendish_Baxijiao_AAA, whole genome shotgun sequence encodes:
- the LOC135642252 gene encoding geranylgeranyl pyrophosphate synthase 7, chloroplastic-like — protein MAYVTARLLARAPGSGRVPAVLRSASTRLHDGPMGQAEAAVDRFDLKAYMADKARRVDAALDRAVPLRYPERLHESMRYSLLSAGKRICPILALASCELVGGDEATAMPVACAVEMLHAVSLIHDDLPCMDNDDLRRGQPSNHRVFGEGTAVITGDALIALAFEHVAAATASVPADRVLRAVAEYGSAIGSEGLVAGQFVDIDSEGKAVGVGVLEYIHLHKTARLLEAAAACGVIVGGGGDAEVESVRRYARCVGQLFQVVDDILDVTKTTEELGKTAGKDVASGKTTYPKLMGLEKAQDLAQTLVVKAEAELHGFDRVKAAPLRHLARYIADRQN, from the coding sequence ATGGCATACGTGACGGCGCGTCTCCTCGCCCGTGCTCCGGGGAGCGGCCGCGTCCCTGCGGTCTTGCGATCCGCCTCCACCCGGCTGCACGATGGTCCGATGGGACAGGCCGAAGCGGCGGTGGACCGGTTCGACCTGAAGGCGTACATGGCCGACAAGGCCCGGCGGGTGGACGCGGCCCTGGACCGTGCTGTGCCCCTCCGCTACCCTGAGCGGCTCCACGAGTCGATGCGCTACTCCCTCCTGAGCGCCGGCAAGCGCATCTGCCCTATCCTCGCCCTCGCCTCTTGTGAGCTCGTCGGAGGCGATGAGGCCACCGCCATGCCCGTCGCCTGCGCCGTCGAGATGCTGCACGCCGTGTCCCTCATCCACGACGACCTCCCCTGCATGGACAACGACGACCTCCGTCGGGGCCAGCCGTCCAACCACCGTGTCTTCGGCGAGGGCACCGCCGTGATCACCGGCGACGCCCTCATCGCCCTGGCCTTCGAGCACGTGGCCGCCGCCACGGCCAGCGTGCCGGCGGATCGGGTTCTCCGAGCCGTCGCGGAGTACGGGTCGGCTATTGGGTCGGAGGGGCTGGTGGCGGGCCAGTTTGTGGACATCGACAGCGAGGGCAAGGCAGTGGGCGTCGGCGTGCTGGAGTACATCCACCTGCACAAGACGGCGAGGCTGCTGGAGGCGGCCGCGGCGTGTGGGGTGATCGTGGGCGGCGGCGGGGACGCCGAGGTCGAGAGCGTAAGGCGGTACGCGCGCTGCGTCGGCCAGCTGTTCCAGGTGGTGGACGACATACTGGACGTGACGAAAACGACGGAGGAGTTGGGGAAAACGGCCGGGAAGGACGTGGCGAGCGGCAAGACGACGTACCCGAAGCTGATGGGCCTCGAGAAGGCGCAGGACCTGGCACAAACCCTGGTGGTGAAAGCGGAAGCAGAGTTGCATGGGTTCGACCGTGTCAAGGCGGCGCCCCTGCGCCATCTCGCTCGCTACATCGCCGATCGCCAGAACTGA
- the LOC103980614 gene encoding AUGMIN subunit 1 — protein sequence METMGDLAAALDASPTSDSAAKSGAGAATDASRIAEVKAWLASQFEAAGRDVPAFEYTPRSVAHLHSLASLSQARSRAASIVAADLRLKASEYRAEAARIREVLERVGLAREQLSPGAIGSAQVVAGVANLLNIRDTEMSSFVVAMGDLSLRKADVEEKRAKVQKESKVLLEYTRKAIAKLNDLKKTLAKFENEVGLHEAQMLQWQTNLAILDSKERQYMLQLNNFKAILNRVGYTSDINHGVLMEMAEHKKDLEKKTKPILDTLRSYQDLPPDKTLAALAIEDKKRQYAAAEKYLEEVLHSALNTPEI from the exons ATGGAGACGATGGGCGACCTCGCTGCCGCCCTGGACGCGTCGCCGACCTCCGATTCGGCAGCGAAGAGCGGCGCTGGAGCGGCCACCGACGCGTCGCGGATCGCGGAGGTGAAGGCGTGGTTGGCTTCCCAGTTCGAGGCGGCGGGGAGGGACGTGCCGGCTTTCGAGTACACTCCCCGCAGCGTTGCCCACCTGCATTCCCTCGCCTCCCTCTCTCAGGCCCGATCCCGTGCCGCCTCCATCGTCGCCGCCGACCTCCGCCTCAAGGCCTCCGAGTACCGTGCCGAGGCCGCTCGGATCCGCGAGGTCCTGGAGCGCGTTGGCCTCGCGCGGGAGCAACTCTCCCCTGGCGCAATTGGGTCCGCTCAGGTCGTCGCTGGCGTCGCCAATCTACTAAACATCCGGGACACGGAGATGAGTAG TTTTGTTGTGGCCATGGGAGATCTGTCTTTGAGGAAGGCAGATGTGGAGGAGAAGAGGGCGAAGGTGCAGAAGGAGTCTAAGGTTCTTCTTGAGTACACTAGAAAAGCCATTGCGAAGCTCAACGATCTTAAGAA AACACTTGCTAAGTTCGAAAATGAAGTAGGACTGCATGAGGCTCAGATGCTGCAGTGGCAGACAAATCTGGCAATCTTGGATTCCAAAGAGCGCCAGTATATGCTTCAGCTCAATAATTTCAAG GCAATACTAAATCGTGTCGGATATACGTCGGATATCAACCATGGTGTGCTGATGGAAATGGCCGAGCATAAGAAGGACTTGGAGAAGAAAACCAAACCCATCTTGGATACCTTGAGGAGCTACCAAGACTTGCCACCT GATAAAACTCTTGCTGCATTAGCTATTGAGGACAAAAAAAGGCAATATGCAGCTGCGGAGAAGTATCTAGAAGAAGTTCTACATTCTGCTCTAAACACGCCAGAGATATGA
- the LOC108952551 gene encoding U-box domain-containing protein 35-like, whose product MSQREKPDGAASPLVAVAIDKDKNSQSAFKWALDNVVTKGQTLTLVHVNTKPSSGYEDDAAAVANTIREIFVPFRCFCTRKNVQCKDVVLEDTDVAKAITEFVTNAAVEKLVIGSSSRSGFVRSFRSTDLSTTICKGVPDFCSVYIISKGKVSSMRNAVRPPPPVSLLRNQIQGQASVKPDTLSQNAKNGTRGPVPSDAALTPWNLQKDNESIK is encoded by the exons ATGTCGCAGAGGGAGAAGCCAGACGGTGCGGCGTCCCCGCTGGTTGCGGTCGCCATCGACAAGGACAAGAACAGCCAGAGTGCTTTCAAATGGGCTCTGGACAACGTCGTCACCAAAGGCCAGACCCTCACCCTCGTCCATGTCAACACCAAGCCCTCAT CGGGTTACGAAGATGACGCTGCCGCTGTTGCCAACACGATCAGGGAAATATTCGTCCCGTTTCGATGTTTCTGCACCCGAAAGAAT GTACAATGCAAAGATGTGGTGCTCGAAGACACTGATGTTGCCAAAGCGATCACAGAGTTCGTCACCAACGCCGCGGTCGAAAAGCTTGTGATTGGATCATCATCAAGAAGCGGATTCGTTAG ATCATTCAGGAGCACAGACCTCAGTACCACCATCTGCAAAGGTGTGCCAGATTTCTGCAGTGTCTACATCATCTCCAAGGGGAAGGTCTCCTCGATGAGGAACGCCGTCCGGCCACCTCCGCCTGTCTCTCTTCTCCGGAATCAAATCCAAGGCCAAGCAAGTGTTAAACCCGATACATTAAGCCAGAACGCCAAGAATGGCACGAGAGGTCCGGTGCCGAGTGATGCTGCATTGACTCCGTGGAATCTGCAGAAAGATAATGAATCGATAAAGTAA
- the LOC135642248 gene encoding heterodimeric geranylgeranyl pyrophosphate synthase large subunit 1, chloroplastic-like, producing MAYVTARLLARAPGSGRVPAALRSASTRLHDGPIRQAEAAAVDRFDLKAYMADKARRVDAALDRAVPLRYPERLHESMRYSLLSAGKRIRPILALASCELVGGDEATAMPVACAVEMLHVMSLIHDDLPCMDNDDLRRGRPSNHRVFGEGTAVITGDALIALAFEHVAAATASVPADRVLRAVAEYGSAMGPEGLVAGQFVDVDSEGKAVGVGVLEYIHLHKTARLLEAAAACGVIVGGGGDAEVESVRRYARCVGQLFQVVDDILDVTKTTEELGKTAGKDVASGKTTYPKLMGLEKAQELAQTLVVKAEAELHGFDRVKAAPLRHLARYIADRQN from the coding sequence ATGGCATACGTGACGGCGCGTCTCCTCGCTCGTGCTCCGGGGAGCGGCCGCGTCCCTGCGGCCTTGCGATCCGCCTCCACCCGGCTGCACGATGGCCCGATACGGCAGGCTGAGGCGGCGGCGGTGGACCGGTTCGACCTGAAGGCGTACATGGCCGACAAGGCCCGGCGGGTGGACGCGGCCCTGGACCGCGCTGTGCCCCTTCGCTACCCTGAGCGGCTCCACGAGTCGATGCGCTACTCCCTTCTGAGCGCCGGGAAGCGCATCCGCCCTATCCTCGCTCTCGCCTCCTGTGAGCTCGTCGGAGGCGATGAGGCCACCGCCATGCCCGTCGCCTGCGCCGTCGAGATGCTGCACGTCATGTCCCTCATCCACGACGACCTCCCCTGCATGGACAACGACGACCTCCGCCGGGGGCGGCCGTCCAACCACCGTGTCTTCGGCGAGGGCACCGCCGTGATCACCGGCGACGCCCTCATCGCCCTGGCCTTCGAGCACGTGGCCGCCGCCACGGCCAGCGTGCCGGCGGATCGGGTCCTCCGGGCCGTCGCGGAGTACGGGTCGGCGATGGGGCCGGAGGGGCTGGTGGCGGGCCAGTTTGTGGACGTCGACAGCGAGGGCAAGGCAGTGGGCGTCGGCGTGCTGGAGTACATCCACCTGCACAAGACGGCGAGGCTGCTGGAGGCGGCCGCGGCGTGTGGGGTGATCGTGGGCGGCGGCGGGGACGCCGAGGTCGAGAGCGTAAGGCGGTACGCGCGCTGCGTCGGCCAGCTGTTCCAGGTGGTGGACGACATACTGGACGTGACGAAAACGACGGAGGAGTTGGGGAAAACGGCCGGGAAGGACGTGGCGAGCGGCAAGACGACGTATCCGAAGCTGATGGGCCTCGAGAAGGCGCAGGAGCTGGCACAAACCCTGGTGGTGAAAGCGGAAGCAGAGCTGCATGGGTTCGACCGCGTCAAGGCGGCGCCCCTGCGCCATCTCGCTCGCTACATCGCCGATCGCCAGAACTGA
- the LOC135672012 gene encoding pollen receptor-like kinase 4 has protein sequence MGDQSPPWPPHLLLVFFLFLATWRAAADAPDDRSALLKFKETTLSPAPSDWGGQDGPCNKNKSIWTGVYCDKDGRVSILRLESMNLSGTLSLDALSELPNLRSLSFSNNSLEGSIPDVTKLPNLKSIYLSMNRFAGEIPDGMFSAMLGLKVLWLSQNNFSGSIPSSLTAPKKLAELRLDGNKFEGQIPALWQPNLQLVNVSFNDLEGPIPERLSNMSASWFEGNKNLCGPPLAVSCESPKKNLSPALLVVVIVISVAALVAIVGATTFLFRRRKKEATTVNKLRSVKPETTVHLEADGMALGTVRYHEGEKKVPKEEKLLFVGERRGTFVLQDLLRASAEVLGSGNFGSSYKAILLDGPSVVVKRFKEMNGVGREYFQEHMRRLGRLSHPNLLPLVAYYYRKEEKLLISDYIPNGSLAHMLYGNRTSRTSPLDWPTRLKIIKGVARGLAYLYEELPMLTVPHGHLKSSNVLLDLSFEPILTDYALAPVMNKAHASELMVAYKSPECAQHGKPSTKSDVWSLGILMLEILTGRFPANHLRPGRAGTDLAKWVSSVIREEWTGEVFDGTMKGTRNSEGEMLKLLRIAMACCETDVRRRCEMAAALERIEELKERESDAEFSSSAISEGEAFYSSKALTDDDFSFS, from the exons ATGGGCGACCAGTCCCCGCCATGGCCGCCGCACCTCCTCCTcgtgttcttcctcttcctcgcgaCATGGCGGGCCGCCGCCGATGCGCCGGACGACCGCAGCGCCCTCCTCAAGTTCAAGGAGACGACGCTGTCTCCGGCTCCAAGCGACTGGGGCGGGCAGGATGGCCCGTGCAACAAGAACAAGTCGATATGGACCGGAGTCTACTGCGACAAAGACGGGAGAGTGTCCATTCTGCGGCTAGAGAGCATGAACTTGTCGGGCACGTTGAGCCTCGACGCCCTCTCAGAATTACCGAACCTTCGCTCGCTTAGCTTCAGCAACAACAGCCTCGAGGGGTCGATCCCGGACGTCACGAAGCTGCCCAATTTGAAGTCTATATACCTGTCGATGAACCGGTTCGCCGGGGAGATACCGGACGGCATGTTCTCGGCGATGCTGGGGCTGAAGGTGTTGTGGCTGTCGCAGAACAACTTCTCGGGGTCGATTCCGAGTTCTCTGACGGCGCCGAAGAAGCTCGCCGAGCTGCGGCTGGATGGCAACAAGTTCGAGGGCCAAATCCCTGCTCTATGGCAGCCCAATCTGCAGCTGGTGAACGTCTCCTTTAACGATCTGGAGGGGCCGATCCCGGAAAGGCTCAGCAATATGAGTGCCAGTTGGTTCGAAG GTAACAAGAATCTCTGCGGCCCACCGCTTGCGGTCTCATGCGAGTCACCGAAGAAGAATCTCTCGCCTGCTCTTCTCGTCGTCGTCATAGTGATATCAGTTGCAGCGTTGGTGGCGATCGTGGGAGCGACTACTTTCCTCTTCCGGCGCCGGAAAAAAGAGGCTACAACGGTTAACAAGCTTCGATCCGTTAAACCCGAAACGACGGTGCATTTGGAGGCAGACGGGATGGCGCTGGGAACAGTAAGGTATCACGAAGGGGAGAAGAAGGTGCCGAAGGAGGAGAAGCTGTTGTTCGTCGGGGAGAGGAGGGGGACGTTCGTCCTACAGGATTTACTCAGGGCTTCAGCTGAGGTTCTTGGCAGCGGAAACTTTGGCTCTTCCTACAAAGCCATCCTGCTCGATGGCCCCTCGGTGGTGGTGAAGAGGTTCAAGGAGATGAATGGAGTGGGGAGAGAATACTTCCAAGAGCACATGAGAAGGCTGGGGAGATTGTCTCACCCTAATCTTCTGCCTTTGGTGGCTTACTACTACAGGAAGGAGGAGAAGCTGTTGATCTCCGACTACATCCCTAATGGAAGCTTAGCTCACATGCTATATG GGAATCGCACTTCAAGAACATCACCACTGGATTGGCCAACGCGCTTAAAGATCATCAAAGGTGTAGCGAGAGGCCTCGCCTACCTGTACGAGGAGCTCCCGATGCTTACCGTTCCCCATGGCCATCTCAAGTCCTCGAACGTGCTGCTTGATCTCTCCTTTGAGCCCATCCTCACGGACTACGCCCTGGCGCCTGTGATGAACAAGGCTCATGCGTCGGAGTTGATGGTGGCTTACAAGTCCCCGGAGTGCGCCCAGCACGGCAAACCGTCCACGAAGAGCGACGTGTGGAGCCTCGGGATACTGATGCTCGAGATACTAACCGGCAGGTTTCCGGCAAATCATCTGAGGCCGGGAAGAGCAGGCACGGATTTGGCGAAATGGGTTAGCTCGGTGATCAGGGAAGAGTGGACCGGCGAAGTGTTCGACGGCACCATGAAGGGGACGAGGAACAGCGAAGGTGAGATGCTGAAGCTGCTGCGGATAGCCATGGCGTGCTGCGAGACCGACGTTCGCAGGAGGTGCGAAATGGCGGCAGCGCTCGAGAGGATCGAAGAGCTGAAGGAACGAGAGAGCGACGCGGAGTTCTCTTCTTCGGCCATTAGCGAGGGTGAAGCCTTTTATTCTTCCAAAGCCTTGACCGATGACGACTTCTCCTTCTCCTAA